A genomic segment from Glycine max cultivar Williams 82 chromosome 1, Glycine_max_v4.0, whole genome shotgun sequence encodes:
- the LOC100782057 gene encoding 7-deoxyloganetic acid glucosyltransferase: MVELKRMQVIVFIKRNLQKLLEGLFRKIGPSYDVLRIFEQAFRTICERPNCLETKLGWSWVLIELLSGLRSSDLQLLQHNLVGLLIPFLFKVALSHNWRSHIGPDTKKEDPSFDFFRSSHASPSDSYSTANKRRPNPKFDLHEFGSTESVNCSFHCERDHHLRFPGFCVFGVTMWFWNHLFSIIPDCKRCHFPANGTACPCDIVRNLKRDDFLVKGLVAVESVSKSLDSQEQWQSSEIRVNNINTFDQLEASIITKLTTIFPKVYTIGPLHTLTKTQFITNNSSSSLHLRKEDKSCITWLDQQKARSVLYVSFGTLAKVSHEQLVEIWHGLVGSLKPFLWVIRQGLIIGEGGLGHNVPMELELKTKERGLMVNWAPQEEVLAHPSVGGFFTHSGWNSTLECITEGVPMLCWPLIADQTVNSRCVSEQWGIGLDMNGICDRLIVEKMVKNLMENQIERLTSSTNEIAEKAHDSVNENGSSFHNIENLIKDIGTMKVRK, from the exons ATGGTTGAACTCAAAAGGATGCAGGTTATAGTTTTCATCAAGAGAAatcttcaaaaacttcttgaagGTCTTTTCCGAAAGATTGGCCCCTCTTATGACGTCTTGAGGATCTTCGAACAAGCTTTTAGGACGATTTGCGAGAGGCCAAATTGTCTTGAAACCAAATTAGGCTG GTCTTGGGTGTTAATCGAATTGCTCTCTGGCCTTCGATCGAGCGATTTGCAACTTCTTCAGCATAATCTTGTGGGATTATTAATCCCATTTCTGTTCAAAGTGGCATTAAGCCACAACTGGAGAAGCCACATAGGCCCAGACACTAAGAAGGAAGACCCATCCTTCGATTTCTTCAGATCATCGCATGCCTCACCAAGTGATTCGTATAGTACTGCTAACAAGAGGCGTCCAAATCCAAAGTTTGACCTTCATGAATTT GGGTCCACCGAAAGCGTAAACTGTTCTTTCCACTGCGAAAGGGATCATCACCTCCGATTCCCAGGTTTCTGTGTGTTCGGCGTCACCATGTGGTTCTGGAACCACCTTTTCTCCATCATTCCTGACTGTAAAAGGTGCCATTTCCCAGCAAACGGAACTGCTTGTCCTTGCGACATTGTAAGAAATCTGAAAAGGGATGATTTTCTCGTGAAGGGTTTGGTAGCTGTAGAATCAGTGAGTAAAAGCTTGGATTCACAAGAACAGTGGCAAAGTTCAGAGATACG CGTAAACAATATCAATACCTTTGACCAGCTAGAAGCCTCCATTATCACTAAGCTAACTACTATATTCCCCAAGGTATACACCATTGGTCCTCTCCACACTCTCACCAAGACCCAATTCATCACAAACAATAGTTCATCATCCCTTCATTTGAGAAAAGAAGACAAAAGTTGCATAACTTGGCTTGACCAACAAAAGGCAAGGTCAGTTTTATATGTTAGTTTTGGCACCTTGGCAAAGGTGTCACATGAGCAACTAGTAGAGATTTGGCATGGTTTGGTGGGTAGTTTGAAGCCTTTCTTGTGGGTTATTAGACAAGGGCTTATCATTGGAGAAGGTGGTTTGGGACATAATGTGCCTATGGAGCTTGAATTGAAGACCAAAGAAAGAGGGCTCATGGTGAATTGGGCCCCTCAAGAAGAGGTTCTGGCCCACCCTTCAGTGGGTGGATTTTTTACTCATAGTGGTTGGAATTCCACATTGGAATGTATTACTGAAGGCGTGCCTATGCTTTGTTGGCCACTGATAGCTGATCAAACGGTTAATAGTAGGTGTGTGAGTGAGCAATGGGGGATTGGGCTTGATATGAATGGAATATGTGATAGGCTAATTGTGGAGAAGATGGTGAAGAATTTGATGGAGAATCAAATAGAAAGACTCACAAGCTCTACAAATGAGATTGCAGAAAAAGCTCATGATAGTGTTAACGAAAATGGTTCATCTTTTCATAATATAGAGAATTTAATCAAAGACATAGGGACGATGAAGGTAAGGAAATAA